The following are encoded together in the Nocardia sp. XZ_19_385 genome:
- a CDS encoding HAMP domain-containing protein, translating into MTHTAAPPTDQVELRQLLAGLTAVRDGDFGTRLPTDADGLLGEIATVFNGMVDQLSLFTSEVTRVAREVGTDGRLGGQAEVPGVSGTWEDLTDSVNAMAGNLTSQVRDIAQVATAVAQGDLSQKIDVDARGEILELKNTVNTMVDQLSSFADEVTRVAREVGSEGQLGGQAEVPGVGGVWRDLTDSVNFMAGNLTDQVRNIAQVTTAVAGGDLSQKITVGARGEILELKNTINTMVDQLSSFADEVTRVSREVGTEGILGGQADVKGVSGTWRDLTDSVNFMAGNLTAQVRSIAQVATAVAGGDLTQKIRVDARGEILELKNTINTMVDQLSSFADEVTRVSREVGTEGRLGGQADVKGVSGTWKDLTESVNVMADNLTAQVRSIAQVTTAVAGGDLTQKIRVDARGEILELKETINTMVDQLSSFADEVTRVAREVGTEGNLGGQATVRGASGTWKDLTDNVNVMASNLTNQVRSIAQVATAVARGDLSQKITVEAKGEVAALAGVINTMVDTLSAFADEVTRVAREVGTEGQLGGQARVPNVAGTWKDLTDNVNSMANNLTNQVRNIAQVTTAVAQGDLTRKIDVDARGEILELKTTINTMVDQLSAFAAEVTRVAREVGSQGQLGGQAEVEGVSGTWKRLTENVNELAGNLTRQVRAIAEVTSAVAEGDLTRSITVEASGEVAELKDNINSMVESLRETTKANQDQDWLKTNLARISSLMQGQRDLNVVAELIMDELAPLVSAQFGAFYLADETAQRPELLLISSYGSPEEQGAGTRFAFGQSLVGQAARSRRTIAVDNVPGDYVTISSGLGRTAPVNLLVLPIVVEEQVLGVIELASLHHFTRIHRDFLDQLMETVGVNVNTIVANARTDELLAESQRLTTELQARSEELQIRQEELQRSNAEMEDKAALLVMQNRDIEAKNLEIEQARQELETRAQELALASKYKSEFLANMSHELRTPLNSLLILAQLLAQNPTRNLTPKQVEYAGIIHSAGSDLLQLINDILDLSKVEAGKMDITPEYVPVRKLLDYVEATFRPVTTQKSLGFRITTAPGLPVDLLTDDSRLRQVLGNLLSNAVKFTETGAVELRMAPAEPRELPAAVRRHGPAIAFRVVDTGIGIAEHQLESIFGAFQQADGTTSRKYGGTGLGLSISREIAYLLGGAITAESALDQGSTFTLYLPVARPDFQEAPYPERDGTEPADSRPALTPVFAPKQQRKLLVVEERPRGLLSLVAQSAVADLAAGNDPRGPVQVVTAIGVEDAAAAMAAEAFYCVVLELDMPDSAALVLLERMDGDAALNSVPVLVHNRRLDPEQERLLQERSARQPLELLSSLDELRERIALHVTAEAPGDVLPLVRREEAPAAAPERPASMLAGRTVLIVDDDARNLFALSSILELHGIHALHAENGREGIDRLLAHPETDLILMDVMMPEMDGYTATSTIREMPQYEDLPIIAVTAKAMLGDRDKSLASGANDYVTKPVDADALLACIERWLTA; encoded by the coding sequence ATGACGCATACGGCGGCACCGCCCACGGATCAGGTTGAGCTGCGCCAGCTTCTGGCCGGTTTGACGGCGGTGCGTGACGGCGATTTCGGCACCCGGCTGCCCACCGACGCCGACGGGTTGCTCGGTGAGATCGCGACGGTGTTCAACGGCATGGTGGATCAGCTGTCGCTGTTCACCTCCGAGGTCACCCGCGTCGCGCGTGAGGTCGGCACCGACGGGCGGCTGGGCGGTCAAGCGGAAGTGCCTGGCGTATCGGGCACCTGGGAGGATCTCACCGACTCGGTGAACGCGATGGCGGGCAATCTGACCAGCCAGGTGCGTGACATCGCGCAGGTTGCCACCGCCGTAGCGCAGGGCGATCTGTCGCAGAAGATCGATGTGGATGCGCGCGGGGAGATCCTCGAGCTCAAGAACACGGTCAACACGATGGTCGATCAGTTGTCGTCGTTCGCCGACGAGGTCACCCGCGTGGCGCGCGAGGTGGGCTCGGAGGGCCAATTGGGTGGCCAGGCCGAGGTGCCCGGGGTCGGCGGCGTGTGGCGCGATCTCACCGACTCGGTGAACTTCATGGCCGGCAACCTGACCGACCAGGTCCGCAATATCGCGCAGGTGACCACCGCGGTCGCGGGCGGCGACCTGAGCCAGAAGATCACGGTCGGCGCACGCGGAGAAATTCTCGAACTCAAGAACACCATCAACACGATGGTCGATCAGTTGTCCTCGTTCGCCGACGAGGTCACGCGTGTGTCCCGCGAGGTCGGCACTGAAGGCATCCTCGGTGGTCAGGCCGACGTCAAGGGCGTCTCCGGAACCTGGCGCGATCTCACCGACTCGGTGAACTTCATGGCGGGAAACCTTACGGCGCAGGTGCGCTCGATCGCGCAGGTCGCCACCGCTGTCGCCGGGGGTGACCTGACTCAGAAGATCCGGGTGGACGCGCGCGGAGAGATCCTCGAGCTCAAGAACACCATCAATACGATGGTCGATCAGTTGTCGTCGTTCGCCGACGAGGTCACCCGCGTGTCGCGTGAGGTGGGCACCGAAGGCAGGCTCGGTGGTCAGGCCGATGTGAAGGGCGTCTCCGGGACCTGGAAGGACCTCACCGAGTCGGTCAACGTGATGGCCGACAACCTTACGGCGCAGGTGCGTTCGATCGCACAGGTCACGACGGCGGTCGCCGGTGGTGACCTGACTCAGAAGATCCGCGTCGACGCGCGCGGGGAAATCCTCGAACTCAAAGAGACCATCAACACGATGGTCGATCAGCTGTCCTCCTTCGCCGACGAGGTCACCCGCGTCGCCCGCGAGGTCGGCACCGAAGGCAACCTCGGCGGCCAGGCCACCGTGCGCGGCGCCTCGGGCACGTGGAAAGACCTGACCGACAACGTCAACGTCATGGCCTCCAACCTGACCAACCAGGTGCGCTCGATCGCGCAGGTCGCCACCGCGGTGGCTCGCGGCGATCTCAGCCAGAAGATCACCGTGGAGGCCAAGGGCGAGGTCGCGGCGCTCGCCGGCGTGATCAACACCATGGTCGACACCCTGTCGGCGTTCGCCGACGAAGTCACCCGCGTCGCCCGTGAAGTCGGCACCGAGGGCCAGCTCGGCGGACAGGCTCGCGTGCCGAACGTGGCGGGCACCTGGAAAGACCTGACCGACAACGTCAACTCGATGGCGAACAACCTGACCAACCAGGTCCGCAACATCGCCCAGGTCACCACCGCGGTCGCGCAGGGTGACCTGACCCGCAAGATCGACGTGGACGCGCGCGGCGAGATCCTGGAACTGAAGACCACGATCAACACGATGGTCGATCAGCTCTCCGCCTTCGCCGCCGAAGTCACCCGCGTCGCGCGCGAGGTCGGGTCGCAGGGCCAGCTGGGCGGGCAGGCCGAGGTCGAGGGCGTCTCGGGTACCTGGAAGCGACTGACCGAGAACGTCAATGAGCTGGCGGGCAACCTGACCCGTCAGGTCCGCGCGATCGCGGAAGTCACCAGCGCCGTCGCCGAGGGCGACCTGACCCGTTCCATCACCGTCGAGGCCTCCGGTGAAGTCGCCGAACTCAAGGACAACATCAACTCGATGGTGGAGTCGCTGCGCGAGACCACCAAGGCCAACCAGGATCAGGACTGGCTCAAGACCAACCTGGCCCGCATCTCCAGCCTGATGCAGGGCCAGCGCGACCTGAATGTGGTCGCCGAGCTGATCATGGATGAGCTCGCGCCGCTGGTCTCGGCGCAATTCGGCGCGTTCTACCTGGCCGACGAAACCGCGCAGCGGCCGGAGCTGTTGCTGATCAGCTCCTACGGCAGCCCTGAAGAGCAGGGCGCGGGAACGCGATTCGCGTTCGGCCAGTCCCTGGTCGGTCAGGCCGCGCGCAGCCGCCGCACGATCGCGGTGGACAACGTGCCGGGCGATTACGTCACCATCTCCTCCGGGCTGGGCCGCACCGCGCCGGTCAACCTGCTCGTGCTGCCGATCGTGGTGGAGGAGCAGGTGCTCGGTGTGATCGAACTGGCCTCGCTGCACCACTTCACCCGCATCCATCGCGACTTCCTCGACCAGCTGATGGAGACGGTGGGCGTGAACGTCAACACCATCGTCGCCAACGCCCGCACCGACGAACTGCTGGCCGAATCGCAGCGCCTGACCACCGAGCTGCAGGCGCGTTCGGAGGAACTGCAGATCCGGCAGGAGGAACTGCAGCGATCCAACGCCGAGATGGAGGACAAGGCGGCGCTGCTGGTCATGCAGAACCGCGACATCGAGGCGAAGAATCTCGAGATCGAGCAGGCGCGCCAAGAGCTGGAGACCCGCGCGCAGGAGCTCGCCCTCGCCTCGAAGTACAAGTCGGAGTTCCTGGCCAACATGAGCCACGAGCTGCGCACGCCGTTGAACAGCCTGCTCATCCTCGCTCAGCTGCTGGCGCAGAACCCGACCCGCAACCTCACGCCCAAGCAGGTCGAGTACGCGGGCATCATCCACTCGGCGGGTTCGGACCTGCTGCAGCTGATCAACGACATCCTCGACTTGTCCAAGGTCGAGGCGGGCAAGATGGACATCACGCCCGAGTACGTGCCGGTGCGCAAGCTGCTCGATTACGTGGAGGCCACCTTCCGGCCGGTGACCACGCAGAAGAGTCTCGGTTTCCGGATCACGACCGCCCCGGGCCTGCCCGTGGATCTGCTCACCGACGATTCGCGGTTGCGGCAGGTGCTGGGCAACCTGTTGTCGAATGCGGTGAAGTTCACCGAGACCGGAGCGGTGGAGCTGCGGATGGCGCCGGCCGAGCCGCGCGAACTGCCCGCCGCCGTGCGCCGGCACGGCCCGGCTATCGCCTTCCGGGTGGTCGATACCGGCATCGGCATCGCCGAGCATCAGCTCGAGTCGATCTTCGGCGCGTTCCAGCAGGCCGACGGCACCACCAGCCGCAAGTACGGCGGCACCGGCCTGGGCCTGTCGATCAGCCGGGAGATCGCCTACCTGCTGGGTGGGGCGATCACCGCGGAAAGTGCTCTCGACCAAGGCAGTACGTTCACCCTCTACCTGCCGGTCGCTCGCCCGGACTTCCAGGAGGCGCCCTACCCGGAGCGTGACGGCACCGAGCCGGCCGACAGCCGTCCGGCGCTCACGCCGGTCTTCGCGCCGAAGCAGCAACGCAAGCTGCTGGTCGTGGAGGAGCGCCCGCGTGGGCTGCTCTCGCTGGTCGCGCAGAGCGCGGTGGCCGACCTCGCCGCCGGCAACGATCCGCGCGGACCCGTCCAGGTCGTCACCGCGATCGGCGTGGAGGACGCGGCCGCGGCGATGGCCGCCGAAGCGTTCTACTGCGTAGTTCTGGAGCTGGACATGCCCGACAGCGCCGCGCTGGTGTTGCTGGAGCGGATGGACGGAGACGCCGCGCTGAACAGCGTCCCGGTCCTCGTCCACAACCGTCGCCTCGACCCGGAACAGGAGCGTCTGCTGCAAGAGCGCAGCGCGCGCCAGCCGTTGGAGTTGCTGTCCAGCCTCGACGAACTGCGCGAGCGGATCGCCCTGCATGTCACGGCGGAGGCGCCGGGGGACGTGCTGCCGCTGGTGCGACGCGAGGAGGCGCCGGCTGCCGCACCCGAGCGGCCCGCCAGCATGCTCGCCGGTCGAACTGTCCTGATCGTCGACGACGACGCCCGAAACCTGTTCGCGCTCAGCAGCATTCTGGAACTGCACGGCATCCACGCGCTGCACGCCGAGAACGGGCGGGAAGGCATCGACAGACTCCTGGCCCATCCCGAGACGGATCTGATCCTGATGGACGTGATGATGCCGGAGATGGACGGCTACACCGCGACCTCGACCATCCGCGAGATGCCGCAGTACGAGGATCTGCCGATCATCGCCGTGACAGCCAAGGCCATGCTGGGCGATCGCGACAAGAGCCTCGCGTCGGGCGCCAACGACTATGTCACCAAGCCGGTCGACGCGGATGCGTTGCTCGCGTGCATCGAGCGCTGGCTCACCGCATGA
- a CDS encoding STAS domain-containing protein, with product MQHQLLSTAAVLTVEGEVDLSSAPELQSATDEALRAGRSVLVMDLSGVTFFGSAGLNVLIRALRVLPPNGLRVVISAPVQRAIEVTGLDSQIPLRTTLEQALEVSSEPLH from the coding sequence GTGCAGCACCAATTGCTGTCGACCGCCGCGGTGCTCACCGTCGAAGGTGAAGTCGACCTGAGCTCGGCGCCGGAGCTGCAGAGCGCCACCGACGAAGCGTTGCGGGCCGGCCGATCAGTGCTGGTCATGGATCTCTCGGGGGTCACGTTCTTCGGTTCCGCGGGCCTGAATGTCTTGATCCGCGCCCTGCGCGTACTCCCCCCGAACGGGCTGCGCGTGGTCATCTCCGCCCCTGTCCAGCGAGCGATCGAAGTCACCGGCCTCGACAGCCAGATCCCGTTGCGGACAACCTTGGAGCAAGCGCTAGAGGTCTCGTCCGAACCGCTGCACTGA
- a CDS encoding anti-sigma factor RsbA family regulatory protein: MSAVAASEAFVHPALFYRNAEEYTQHTVSFLREGIAAGEPVAVAVPGPNLELIKSGLGSDAENILFLDMTDAGRNPGRIIPKVLRGFADAHPQGRVRIIGEPIWAGRSEVEYPACAQHEALINAAFEGRPVTILCPYDETRLDPAVLADARVTHPTLISQGREYASDTYDWQAIVARYNEPLVPAPGAAVFSFAEAELRAVRAFAVAEAGRLGLGGTRLQDAELAVGELTTNSVVHGGGRGQLAIWAEPGQLVCEVRDGGRMPDPLAGRKPPARGQMGGRGLILVHYMADLVRVHTSDAGTTIRFYLSL, encoded by the coding sequence ATGAGCGCAGTTGCCGCAAGCGAGGCGTTCGTGCACCCCGCCCTGTTCTACCGCAACGCGGAGGAGTACACCCAGCACACCGTGTCGTTCCTGCGCGAGGGCATCGCGGCGGGTGAACCGGTGGCCGTCGCGGTGCCCGGACCGAACCTGGAACTGATCAAGAGCGGGTTGGGCTCGGACGCCGAGAACATCCTGTTTCTCGACATGACCGATGCCGGGCGCAATCCGGGCCGGATCATCCCCAAGGTGCTCCGCGGATTCGCCGACGCGCACCCGCAGGGACGGGTGCGGATCATCGGCGAGCCGATCTGGGCGGGGCGCAGCGAGGTGGAATATCCCGCGTGCGCGCAACACGAAGCGTTGATCAACGCGGCCTTCGAGGGCCGCCCGGTGACGATCCTGTGCCCTTACGACGAAACCCGTTTGGACCCGGCCGTATTGGCCGACGCGCGGGTCACCCACCCCACCCTCATCAGTCAGGGGCGCGAGTACGCCAGCGACACCTACGACTGGCAGGCGATCGTGGCCCGCTACAACGAGCCGCTCGTGCCGGCGCCGGGCGCCGCTGTCTTCTCCTTCGCCGAAGCGGAACTCAGGGCTGTTCGGGCCTTCGCTGTCGCGGAAGCCGGGCGGCTGGGTCTCGGGGGTACGCGGTTGCAGGATGCCGAGCTGGCGGTCGGCGAACTCACGACCAACAGTGTGGTGCACGGCGGTGGCCGTGGGCAGCTCGCGATCTGGGCCGAACCGGGGCAGCTGGTGTGTGAGGTTCGCGACGGCGGCCGGATGCCGGATCCGCTGGCCGGCCGCAAGCCGCCCGCGCGGGGACAGATGGGCGGCAGAGGCCTGATTCTGGTCCATTACATGGCGGATCTGGTGCGCGTGCACACCAGCGACGCGGGCACGACGATTCGCTTCTACCTCAGCCTCTGA
- a CDS encoding STAS domain-containing protein has product MTALEVMPLPDRPGVRASGEITAVTRSSWEDALAELAERHTDVSFIELSDVAFIDVSGATALAVTVMDLPAGRVVVERPPSHLPRVLEMFWPNLRIEVTPR; this is encoded by the coding sequence ATGACCGCCTTGGAGGTAATGCCGTTGCCTGATCGTCCCGGGGTGCGTGCCAGTGGTGAGATCACCGCGGTCACCCGATCCTCCTGGGAGGATGCCCTGGCCGAGTTGGCCGAGCGCCATACCGACGTGTCGTTCATCGAGCTGTCGGATGTGGCCTTCATCGATGTGTCCGGAGCGACGGCGCTGGCGGTGACCGTGATGGACTTGCCCGCCGGGCGGGTCGTGGTCGAACGACCGCCTTCACATTTGCCGCGTGTCCTAGAGATGTTCTGGCCGAACCTGCGAATCGAGGTGACGCCACGATGA
- a CDS encoding STAS domain-containing protein, giving the protein MLRRSGTITVDFEDQHEPGCILVVTGEVDAHTTPCLAGALERTLHEHPARVLVDLSDVLFMDAAGLVALASANASAWPHTVFAVIATGAAARPLQVTGLDSAIAVYPHRSMALACTADALELPDRVARGAAGLFDSALGQPAPVRSA; this is encoded by the coding sequence ATGCTCCGTAGATCAGGAACGATCACAGTCGATTTCGAAGATCAGCACGAGCCCGGGTGCATCCTCGTCGTCACCGGTGAGGTGGACGCGCACACCACCCCTTGCCTGGCCGGCGCGCTGGAACGCACCCTGCACGAGCATCCGGCCCGAGTCCTGGTGGACCTGAGCGACGTGTTGTTCATGGACGCGGCCGGGCTGGTCGCGCTGGCGTCGGCCAATGCCAGCGCGTGGCCGCATACGGTGTTCGCGGTGATCGCGACCGGCGCCGCGGCGCGGCCGTTGCAGGTAACCGGTCTGGACTCCGCGATTGCGGTCTACCCGCACCGGTCGATGGCCCTGGCCTGCACCGCCGACGCCCTCGAGTTGCCCGATCGCGTAGCGCGGGGCGCCGCAGGCCTTTTCGACTCCGCGCTGGGTCAGCCCGCGCCGGTCCGGTCGGCGTGA
- a CDS encoding glycogen debranching N-terminal domain-containing protein, whose amino-acid sequence MSNGQPPPTNGGGTVTMVEAGTFCLSDQLGDIHGGLAQGFFYRDARVLSRWELRLDGHILEQLAVLPAEAFRTTFIARVPPRPGLADATVLVLRQRIIGEGMHENIVIRNLGDEDTALTITLSADSDFADLFSVKDGRLNTTGCEMTATDGALRLADREDTGLGLLITATGAPIIHPGTLTWHVVVPSQGSWQSAVECQPVVGHQAVPVNVHDDNETSPSGKIRQWRANATSLTADGPGLNTILQRTESDLGALRMTDAEDGSEYVAAGAPWFMALFGRDSLITSWMSLLLDSDLALGTLRRLAKLQGRKQDPLTEEEPGRIMHEMRYGPKGDQVLGGSVYYGTVDAAPLFVMLLAECWRWGVEQSAVEELLPAADAALAWIDEFGDADGDGFVEYRRKTDRGLANQGWKDSWDAISFAEGQLADPPIALCEVQGYVYAARLGRAELAEAFGDLDAATRLRAQAQDLRLRFDEAFWMPESGCYALALDRKKRQVDAITSNVAHCLWTGIVPDERAAAAIARLAAPDMNSGFGLRTLSSQMGRYNPMGYHTGSVWPHDTAIAVAGLLRYQHIPGAVELAQQLSAGLVEAVLAFGGRPPELFCGFAREDLWLPVPYPTSCSPQAWASASPLLIMRSFLGLAPSVPERELTVTPRLPARAGQMRLADLRLGSATVTLVAEGSTVKVDGLPPDWQLEQS is encoded by the coding sequence ATGAGTAACGGACAGCCGCCACCCACGAACGGCGGCGGCACGGTGACCATGGTCGAGGCCGGCACGTTCTGCCTGTCGGATCAGCTCGGCGACATCCACGGCGGACTGGCCCAAGGGTTCTTCTACCGGGACGCGCGCGTACTCAGCCGCTGGGAGCTGCGTTTGGACGGCCACATCCTGGAGCAGCTCGCGGTCCTGCCCGCCGAGGCATTCCGGACCACGTTCATCGCGCGCGTACCGCCCCGCCCGGGTCTCGCCGACGCCACGGTTCTGGTGCTGCGGCAGCGGATCATCGGCGAGGGCATGCACGAGAACATCGTGATCCGCAATCTGGGTGACGAGGACACGGCATTGACGATCACGCTGTCCGCCGACTCCGATTTCGCCGATCTGTTCTCGGTCAAGGACGGCCGGTTGAACACCACCGGATGCGAGATGACCGCCACCGACGGCGCGCTGCGGCTGGCCGACCGCGAAGACACCGGCCTCGGGCTGTTGATCACCGCGACCGGCGCCCCGATCATCCATCCGGGCACCCTGACCTGGCACGTGGTCGTACCGAGTCAGGGCAGCTGGCAGAGTGCGGTCGAATGCCAGCCGGTGGTGGGACACCAGGCCGTTCCGGTCAACGTCCACGACGACAACGAGACCAGCCCCTCGGGCAAAATCCGGCAGTGGCGAGCCAATGCCACCAGCCTGACCGCCGACGGCCCCGGCCTGAACACCATCCTGCAGCGCACGGAAAGCGATCTCGGCGCCTTGCGCATGACCGACGCCGAGGACGGCTCGGAGTACGTGGCCGCGGGCGCGCCATGGTTCATGGCCCTGTTCGGCCGCGACAGCTTGATCACCTCGTGGATGTCGCTGCTCCTGGACTCCGACCTGGCCCTTGGCACCCTGCGGCGGCTGGCGAAACTGCAAGGGCGCAAACAGGATCCGCTCACCGAGGAGGAGCCGGGGCGCATCATGCACGAGATGCGGTACGGCCCGAAAGGCGATCAGGTCCTCGGCGGCAGCGTCTATTACGGCACGGTCGACGCGGCCCCGCTGTTCGTGATGCTGCTGGCCGAATGCTGGCGCTGGGGTGTCGAGCAGAGCGCTGTCGAAGAGTTGCTGCCCGCCGCCGACGCCGCGCTGGCCTGGATCGACGAATTCGGTGACGCCGACGGTGACGGGTTCGTCGAGTATCGGCGCAAAACCGATCGGGGCCTGGCCAATCAAGGCTGGAAGGACAGTTGGGACGCGATCAGTTTCGCGGAGGGGCAGCTCGCGGATCCGCCCATCGCGCTGTGCGAGGTGCAGGGCTATGTCTATGCGGCGCGGCTGGGCCGGGCGGAGCTGGCGGAGGCCTTCGGCGACCTCGACGCCGCGACCCGGCTGCGCGCACAGGCCCAAGACCTGCGACTCCGTTTCGATGAGGCGTTCTGGATGCCCGAGTCCGGCTGCTACGCACTCGCACTGGACCGGAAGAAGCGGCAGGTCGACGCCATCACCAGCAATGTCGCGCACTGTTTGTGGACCGGCATCGTTCCCGACGAACGGGCCGCGGCTGCCATCGCCCGCCTGGCCGCGCCGGACATGAACAGCGGTTTCGGCCTGCGCACCCTGTCCTCGCAGATGGGGCGCTACAACCCGATGGGCTATCACACCGGCTCGGTCTGGCCGCACGATACGGCGATCGCGGTCGCCGGTCTGCTTCGCTACCAGCACATTCCGGGCGCTGTGGAGTTGGCGCAACAACTCTCCGCCGGACTCGTCGAAGCCGTGCTGGCGTTCGGCGGGCGGCCGCCGGAATTGTTCTGCGGTTTCGCCCGCGAGGATTTGTGGCTGCCGGTGCCGTATCCGACGTCGTGTTCGCCGCAGGCGTGGGCCAGCGCGTCGCCATTGCTGATCATGCGCTCGTTTCTGGGGTTGGCGCCGTCGGTGCCCGAGCGCGAACTCACCGTCACGCCGCGGTTGCCCGCGCGGGCAGGACAGATGCGGCTGGCGGATCTTCGGCTCGGTTCGGCGACAGTCACTCTCGTCGCCGAGGGATCGACGGTGAAGGTCGACGGGTTGCCCCCGGATTGGCAGCTGGAGCAGTCCTAG
- a CDS encoding ROK family transcriptional regulator: protein MAPGPGTPRLLRALNDRAALEALLSAGPLTRAQIGERTGLSKVTAAELLNRLKARRLVQVVGTQAGGRGPNAVLYAITPGSAHVAGVDVGPRVVTAGIADITGTLVSQVTVDPSDAEDPVAVVHLAVLKACERADVSIDQLSDFVIGTPGVVDPRTGDVQFAFDLPAWHEGVLAALRSDLRRPVVIENDVNLVALAERAYGVAQGHEDFALLWIDRGIGLAVTLGGRLHRGVSGGAGEIGYLPVPGVPLPEGVTESATGGMTKLAGGFASLMNADEIGNLSRAHGFAEQSAAQAVQSAVTAEQNGDQRGDAFLDELARRLSYGAAAVNIVLDPGLLVLAGALGQAGGAALADRVERAVARISPTRPRVATTEVEGNPVLRGALHAALERAREGVFSTTTA, encoded by the coding sequence ATGGCACCGGGACCGGGTACTCCTCGACTGCTCCGCGCGCTCAACGACCGCGCGGCGCTGGAGGCGCTGCTCAGCGCGGGTCCGCTGACCCGCGCCCAGATCGGCGAGCGCACCGGCCTTTCCAAGGTCACCGCCGCCGAGTTGCTGAACCGCCTGAAGGCGCGGCGCCTGGTCCAGGTCGTCGGTACGCAGGCCGGCGGGCGCGGTCCGAATGCCGTCCTCTACGCCATCACTCCGGGCAGCGCGCATGTCGCCGGTGTCGATGTCGGGCCGCGCGTGGTGACGGCCGGAATCGCCGACATCACAGGCACTTTGGTGAGCCAGGTGACGGTCGACCCCAGCGATGCCGAGGATCCGGTGGCGGTGGTCCATCTCGCGGTGCTGAAAGCCTGTGAGCGCGCGGACGTTTCGATCGACCAGCTCAGCGATTTCGTGATCGGCACCCCCGGCGTGGTCGACCCGCGCACCGGAGACGTGCAGTTCGCCTTCGACCTGCCCGCCTGGCACGAAGGTGTCCTGGCGGCCCTGCGCTCGGACCTGCGCCGCCCGGTGGTGATCGAGAACGACGTGAACCTGGTCGCTCTTGCCGAGCGCGCGTACGGCGTGGCGCAGGGCCACGAAGACTTCGCCCTGCTCTGGATCGACCGCGGCATCGGTCTCGCCGTCACCCTCGGCGGGCGGCTGCACCGCGGGGTGTCCGGGGGCGCGGGAGAAATCGGCTATCTGCCGGTGCCGGGAGTGCCGCTGCCCGAAGGGGTCACCGAGTCCGCCACCGGGGGCATGACCAAGCTGGCAGGCGGCTTCGCTTCGCTGATGAACGCCGACGAGATCGGAAACCTCTCCCGCGCACACGGTTTCGCCGAGCAGTCCGCGGCGCAGGCGGTCCAGTCCGCGGTCACCGCCGAGCAGAACGGAGACCAGCGGGGCGACGCCTTCCTGGACGAGTTGGCCCGGCGGCTGTCCTACGGCGCCGCAGCGGTGAACATCGTGCTCGATCCGGGTCTGCTGGTCCTCGCGGGCGCACTCGGCCAGGCCGGAGGTGCTGCGCTGGCCGATCGAGTGGAGCGGGCCGTGGCCCGGATATCACCCACCCGGCCGCGCGTGGCGACGACCGAGGTCGAAGGCAATCCGGTGCTGCGCGGAGCCCTGCACGCCGCCTTGGAACGGGCTCGCGAAGGGGTTTTCTCCACGACGACGGCTTAG